One genomic window of Notamacropus eugenii isolate mMacEug1 chromosome 6, mMacEug1.pri_v2, whole genome shotgun sequence includes the following:
- the SGPP2 gene encoding sphingosine-1-phosphate phosphatase 2 isoform X3 — MYIGQVSKDILKWPRPSSPPVVKLEKRLAHEFGMPSTHAMAATAISFTFLISTMNRYKYPFALGLMLAILFSTMVSLSRIYTGMHTVLDVIGGILISGLFIAVTYPAWDLIDHLESASLLFPICILVVPFFLCYNYPVSDNYTPTRADTTTILAAGAGGTIGFWVSPFFKLVSEPTEPAIQSIPPLTTKMLALGLTKFMVGIVVVFLVRQLMQNLSLQVLYSWFKVVTRNKEARRRLEIEVPYKFVTYSSVGICATVFVPMLHQFLGLL, encoded by the exons ATGTATATAGGTCAGGTCTCCAAAGATATTCTGAAGTGGCCCCGGCCCTCCTCCCCTCCTGTCGTGAAACTAGAAAAGAGGTTAGCTCATGAATTTGGGATGCCATCTACTCATGCCATGGCAGCAACAGCTATCTCTTTCACAttcctcatctctacaatgaACAGATACAAG TACCCTTTTGCATTGGGACTAATGCTGGCCATCTTATTTTCTACCATGGTATCCCTTAGTCGGATTTATACTGGCATGCACACAGTATTG GATGTGATTGGTGGCATCCTGATTAGTGGATTGTTCATCGCTGTCACTTATCCAGCATGGGACCTCATCGATCATCTGGAGTCTGCCAGTCTACTCTTTCCTATATGTATTCTTGTGGTACCTTTCTTCTTATGTTACAACTACCCAGTATCAGATAACTACACCCCTACACGAGCAGACACCACCACAATTCTAGCAGCTGGAGCTGGAGGAACCATTGGATTCTGGGTCAGTCCTTTTTTCAAATTGGTATCCGAGCCCACAGAGCCTGCCATACAAAGCATCCCACCACTCACTACCAAAATGTTAGCCTTGGGACTAACCAAGTTTATGGTTGGAATTGTAGTGGTTTTCTTAGTTCGTCAATTGATGCAAAATCTTTCACTCCAAGTGCTTTACTCTTGGTTCAAGGTAGTCACCAGGAATAAGGAAGCCAGACGAAGACTGGAAATTGAAGTACCATACAAATTTGTAACATATTCTTCAGTTGGCATCTGTGCTACAGTATTTGTGCCAATGCTTCACCAGTTTTTGGGATTACTTTGA